A single region of the Acidithiobacillus acidisediminis genome encodes:
- a CDS encoding thiosulfate oxidation carrier complex protein SoxZ, whose amino-acid sequence MSVLANMGSQLTRRFGEVLIDLPARAKKGEVIEIRALILHPSQNQSAESEKIFIEEVAVDFDGKTFCHFDWSSMISPNPQLAVPLRAEKSGLIKVRWRNNRGQTSSGEKSLRVDD is encoded by the coding sequence GTGAGTGTCCTGGCGAATATGGGCAGCCAACTGACGCGGCGTTTTGGCGAGGTGTTGATCGATTTGCCTGCGCGGGCGAAGAAGGGCGAAGTCATCGAGATTCGTGCCTTGATCTTGCATCCCAGCCAAAACCAATCTGCCGAGAGTGAGAAAATCTTCATTGAAGAGGTCGCAGTGGATTTTGATGGCAAGACCTTCTGTCATTTTGACTGGTCCAGCATGATCAGCCCCAATCCCCAACTGGCAGTGCCTCTGCGTGCAGAGAAGAGTGGTCTGATCAAGGTACGTTGGCGCAATAATCGCGGCCAAACGAGCTCCGGCGAAAAGAGCCTACGGGTCGACGATTGA
- a CDS encoding thiosulfate oxidation carrier protein SoxY — MHKRDFLRLSAMGSSLALGASIIGTRIALAANALDWPAQPFAATSVDQVLQDLFQMRELTESDRIHVRVPTEVDDALTVPISVLVDHPMTDDDYIARIVVLVDRNPTPLVSIFHCSPANGRAACYQRIKVLQDSSVRVIAQSNRGDIFAAKAESVRLLKKGEAK; from the coding sequence ATGCACAAAAGAGATTTCCTGCGCTTGAGCGCGATGGGCAGCAGCCTCGCTCTGGGGGCGTCGATCATCGGTACGCGCATTGCCCTCGCTGCCAATGCGCTGGACTGGCCAGCACAGCCCTTCGCCGCGACCAGCGTCGACCAGGTCTTGCAGGATCTCTTTCAGATGCGCGAGCTGACGGAATCGGATCGCATTCATGTACGCGTTCCCACCGAGGTCGACGATGCCCTCACCGTACCGATCTCGGTGCTGGTGGATCACCCCATGACCGATGACGATTATATTGCGCGCATTGTTGTACTAGTCGATCGGAACCCGACCCCCCTGGTCAGCATCTTCCACTGCAGCCCGGCCAACGGTAGGGCCGCCTGCTATCAACGCATCAAGGTCCTGCAGGATAGTTCCGTGCGGGTCATTGCCCAAAGCAATCGCGGCGATATCTTCGCAGCCAAGGCAGAATCGGTGCGCCTGCTGAAGAAAGGAGAAGCAAAGTGA
- the mnmE gene encoding tRNA uridine-5-carboxymethylaminomethyl(34) synthesis GTPase MnmE, with protein sequence MARHGRYQLGDSIVAIATPPGAGGIGILRLSGPDALPIANALCALPAGQQWRPRHAYLRQFFQAPAEKIDHGIALYFPAPHSYTGEDVVELQGHGSPLVLGLLLEHAVRLGARPARAGEFSERAFLHGRLDLAQAEAVADLIHARSQAQARAALASLEGQFSAAIDALRIGILQALALAEAGLDFSEEDLGEAHWEALTAQLQHLQEDLSATLAQSRAGARLARGARILLIGRPNVGKSSLLNALAGRDSAIVTPIPGTTRDILREELELAGLPLELLDTAGLRDSNDPIEQEGMRRSRALLESAEELLLLLDASQGWQAEDQALLAELDRERCTLVWNKIDLVPDFAPPELGLPSLCLSAAQGIGLSNLRSHLQQRLLGSDDSGWSARQRHVLALEEAERHLQEALHHVRQEGGEELLAQELREAAAALGLVTGVVDVEDILGEIFSRFCIGK encoded by the coding sequence GTGGCGCGCCATGGGCGCTACCAGCTCGGCGACAGCATCGTCGCCATCGCCACGCCCCCCGGCGCAGGCGGCATTGGCATTCTGCGTCTTTCCGGACCCGACGCCTTGCCCATCGCCAACGCCCTCTGTGCCTTGCCAGCAGGGCAGCAATGGCGCCCACGCCACGCCTATTTGCGCCAGTTCTTTCAGGCGCCAGCAGAAAAAATAGACCACGGCATAGCCCTCTATTTTCCGGCGCCGCACAGCTACACCGGCGAGGACGTGGTGGAACTTCAAGGGCACGGCAGCCCACTCGTCCTGGGTTTACTGCTCGAACATGCGGTGCGCCTGGGGGCACGACCTGCCCGTGCCGGCGAGTTCAGCGAGCGGGCCTTTCTTCACGGCCGGCTGGACCTCGCCCAGGCGGAAGCCGTGGCGGACCTGATCCACGCCCGCAGTCAGGCGCAGGCGCGCGCCGCCCTGGCCAGCCTGGAAGGGCAGTTTTCCGCCGCTATCGATGCCCTGCGCATCGGCATTCTCCAGGCGCTTGCCCTTGCCGAGGCTGGTCTCGACTTCAGCGAAGAGGACTTGGGCGAAGCGCATTGGGAAGCGCTGACAGCGCAGCTGCAACATCTACAGGAGGATCTCAGCGCGACCCTCGCCCAGAGTCGTGCCGGCGCACGTCTGGCCCGTGGTGCACGGATTCTCCTTATTGGCCGCCCCAACGTTGGTAAGTCGAGTCTGCTCAATGCCCTCGCCGGGCGGGACAGCGCCATCGTCACCCCGATCCCGGGCACCACCCGCGATATCCTGCGCGAAGAACTCGAACTGGCGGGCCTGCCGCTGGAACTGCTCGACACCGCTGGCCTGCGCGACAGCAACGACCCGATCGAGCAGGAGGGCATGCGGCGCAGTCGAGCCCTACTGGAGAGCGCGGAGGAGCTGCTTCTGCTCCTCGATGCCAGTCAGGGCTGGCAAGCAGAAGATCAGGCTCTGCTGGCAGAGCTCGACCGCGAGCGTTGCACCTTGGTGTGGAACAAGATCGATCTCGTCCCGGATTTCGCCCCCCCCGAGCTCGGTCTGCCCAGCTTGTGTCTATCCGCGGCCCAAGGCATCGGACTCTCAAACTTGCGTAGTCATCTGCAGCAACGGCTGCTGGGCAGCGATGATAGCGGCTGGTCGGCTCGGCAGCGCCATGTCCTCGCCCTGGAAGAGGCTGAACGCCATCTGCAGGAGGCCCTGCACCACGTGCGCCAGGAGGGCGGCGAGGAACTCCTCGCGCAAGAGCTGCGCGAGGCCGCCGCGGCCTTGGGCCTCGTCACTGGGGTGGTCGACGTGGAAGATATTTTGGGCGAAATTTTCTCCCGCTTCTGCATTGGCAAATAG
- the yidC gene encoding membrane protein insertase YidC, producing MDNQRTIIAVVLSVVVLILFEWLAPHPKPAPKKTPTAVTQSVPTQPAVASTHSSSVSSSPVAPSAVPVATSTAVGEGPSVAFQTALYTGKIYLQGGDIQNLGLRKYPVAVDNKAPYPILDSSAARLTAQQSGFIDASGQTLRTDFTAPTSVSDGGPITLSGQAGPLKIEKTFSFEPHTYLVKEDIRVTNTGKAPWKGSYFDQILRNDRTQSHWFMSIFTGTLLMHSGELSEKGFSDIRDHPEEHGGPGWAGMTDHYFLQAVLPEPHATVQLYARPAGSNYVAGVQQPLPTLQPGQSYTLRQQLFLGPKQQNELASLGRGLEQTVDYGWFSIVAEPMHGVLNWFHSWADNWGLAIILLVVAVKIIFFYPSAISYRSMANMRKLQPKLEQIKKECGDDRQKMGAKMMELYRTEKVNPMAGCLPIVIQMPVFIALYWVLVESVSLRQAPFILWIHDLAVPDPYYILPLLMGISMLIQQRLNPAPMDPVQKKIMSILPVAFAIFFSFFPAGLVLYWLTNNVVSIGQQYLITRHVMKER from the coding sequence ATGGATAACCAACGTACCATCATTGCTGTTGTCCTCTCAGTCGTCGTCCTGATCCTTTTCGAGTGGCTGGCACCACATCCGAAGCCGGCACCCAAAAAAACGCCAACGGCGGTAACGCAATCGGTGCCTACCCAGCCGGCTGTGGCGAGTACCCATTCGAGCAGCGTGAGCAGCTCACCAGTTGCCCCCAGTGCCGTTCCGGTGGCAACGAGTACAGCGGTAGGGGAAGGGCCCAGCGTTGCGTTTCAGACGGCGCTCTATACTGGCAAGATCTATTTACAGGGCGGGGACATCCAAAATCTCGGGCTGCGCAAGTATCCGGTTGCCGTAGACAACAAAGCTCCCTACCCCATTCTCGATAGCAGTGCGGCACGGCTGACGGCGCAACAGAGCGGCTTCATCGACGCCAGTGGCCAGACCCTACGCACCGACTTCACGGCGCCGACCAGCGTTAGCGACGGTGGGCCAATTACCCTGAGCGGCCAGGCCGGGCCCCTGAAGATCGAGAAAACCTTTTCCTTCGAGCCGCATACGTATCTGGTCAAGGAAGATATCCGGGTTACCAATACTGGCAAGGCGCCCTGGAAAGGCAGCTATTTCGATCAGATTCTGCGCAATGATCGCACCCAAAGCCACTGGTTCATGTCGATCTTCACCGGCACCTTGCTGATGCACAGCGGGGAATTGAGCGAAAAGGGCTTCTCCGATATCCGCGATCATCCGGAAGAGCACGGCGGTCCTGGTTGGGCCGGCATGACCGACCACTACTTCCTGCAGGCGGTGCTTCCCGAGCCCCATGCAACGGTGCAGCTCTATGCGCGTCCCGCGGGCAGCAACTATGTCGCTGGGGTGCAGCAGCCCTTGCCCACACTGCAGCCCGGACAGAGCTACACCCTGCGCCAGCAGCTGTTCCTGGGGCCCAAGCAGCAGAACGAACTCGCGTCTCTTGGGCGCGGTCTGGAGCAAACCGTCGACTACGGCTGGTTCTCCATTGTTGCCGAACCCATGCACGGGGTCCTGAACTGGTTCCATTCCTGGGCTGATAACTGGGGCCTCGCCATCATCCTGCTGGTGGTCGCGGTCAAGATCATCTTCTTCTACCCCTCTGCCATCAGCTATCGTTCCATGGCCAATATGCGCAAGCTGCAGCCAAAACTGGAACAGATCAAGAAGGAATGTGGCGACGATCGGCAGAAGATGGGCGCCAAGATGATGGAGCTGTATCGCACGGAAAAGGTCAACCCCATGGCCGGCTGCCTGCCCATCGTCATCCAGATGCCCGTCTTCATCGCCCTCTATTGGGTGCTAGTGGAGAGCGTCTCACTGCGACAGGCGCCATTCATCCTCTGGATTCATGACCTAGCGGTGCCCGATCCCTACTATATCTTGCCGCTGCTCATGGGCATCAGCATGTTGATTCAGCAACGCCTGAATCCCGCGCCCATGGATCCAGTGCAGAAAAAGATCATGTCGATCCTGCCCGTGGCATTTGCCATCTTTTTCTCCTTCTTCCCGGCGGGCCTGGTGCTGTACTGGCTGACCAATAACGTCGTCTCCATTGGCCAGCAATACCTGATTACCCGCCACGTGATGAAAGAGCGCTAG
- the yidD gene encoding membrane protein insertion efficiency factor YidD: MRVLRRTVILLVHGYQLVLSPFLGQNCRYHPTCSHYTCEAIERYGVLRGAWMGIKRIARCHPFHPGGYDPVP, from the coding sequence ATGCGCGTGCTGCGACGGACGGTCATCCTTCTGGTTCACGGCTACCAGCTCGTCTTGAGTCCCTTTCTCGGGCAGAATTGCCGCTACCATCCAACCTGCTCGCATTACACCTGTGAGGCCATTGAACGCTATGGGGTGCTGCGCGGTGCCTGGATGGGGATCAAACGCATTGCCCGCTGCCATCCTTTTCACCCGGGGGGGTACGACCCCGTCCCCTGA
- the rnpA gene encoding ribonuclease P protein component, which produces MSGQSFTRNDRLRNKAEIRRALREGKKRSFPELVLYSLDNELGHARLGLAVSRKVGKAVYRNRLKRRLREAFRLSAGRALPHDLMIVARPAARDADYASLCRRLNSVLR; this is translated from the coding sequence ATGAGCGGTCAGTCTTTTACTCGTAACGATCGCCTGCGCAACAAAGCCGAAATTCGGCGGGCCTTGCGCGAGGGCAAGAAACGCAGTTTTCCCGAGCTGGTGTTGTATAGCCTGGACAACGAGCTGGGCCACGCCCGTCTCGGGCTTGCCGTCAGCCGCAAGGTCGGTAAAGCGGTGTACCGAAACCGACTCAAGCGGCGCTTGCGCGAGGCCTTTCGCTTGAGTGCCGGGCGGGCTCTGCCGCACGATCTGATGATCGTCGCCAGACCAGCGGCGCGGGACGCTGACTACGCCTCGCTCTGCCGGCGCCTGAACAGCGTGCTGCGCTGA
- the rpmH gene encoding 50S ribosomal protein L34 has translation MKRTFQPSVVHRKRTHGFRARMATKSGRLVLKRRRAKGRYKLCP, from the coding sequence ATGAAGCGCACTTTTCAGCCTAGCGTCGTGCATCGCAAGCGCACCCACGGTTTTCGCGCCCGCATGGCGACCAAGTCTGGCCGCCTGGTGCTCAAGCGGCGGCGCGCGAAGGGCCGGTACAAGCTCTGCCCCTGA
- a CDS encoding ABC-F family ATPase: protein MLSTHQLTMQFGAKPLFENVTVEFGEGNRYGLIGANGSGKTTLMKILGGDLEPSSGNVSLSSGERLGKLRQDQFAFEEYTVLDTVMMGHAEFWRIKQERDRLYALSELSTEEGMAIAQIEGEYAELDGYSAEARAGELLTGVGIPLEQHGGLMSAVAPGWKLRVLLAQALFADPDILLLDEPTNNLDIHTIQWLEELLGTINSTIIIISHDRHFLNSVCTHMADLDYGELRIYPGNYDEYMRASTLVREQLLAENDKKREKMAELQGFVSRFSANASKAKQATSRARQLEKIQLEEVKPSSRQNPYLVFQQERRLYRHALDGKDLGKSFGELQLFHKLRLHIEAGERVAIIGANGLGKTTLLRCLLGEIALDAGVIKWAENAQIGYFPQDYAAEFAQDLSLFDWMSQWRGEKDDDQTVRGILGRLLFGQDQVGRPVQVLSGGEKGRMLFGKLTLQRPNVLILDEPTNHLDMESIESLNTALEKFDGTLLFVSHDREFVSSLATRIIEFTAQGIEDFKGSYEDYLRAQQNSKVVQKKAGKGR from the coding sequence GTGCTGAGTACCCATCAACTGACCATGCAATTTGGTGCCAAGCCCCTGTTCGAGAACGTGACCGTCGAATTTGGGGAGGGGAATCGCTACGGCCTGATCGGCGCCAATGGCAGCGGCAAGACCACTTTAATGAAGATTCTCGGCGGCGACCTCGAGCCCAGCTCGGGCAACGTCAGTCTCAGCAGTGGCGAGCGGCTGGGCAAGCTGCGTCAGGATCAGTTTGCCTTCGAGGAATACACCGTGCTGGACACGGTCATGATGGGACATGCGGAATTCTGGCGGATCAAGCAGGAGCGCGATCGTCTCTATGCCCTGAGTGAATTGAGTACCGAAGAAGGCATGGCTATCGCCCAGATCGAAGGGGAGTATGCTGAGCTCGACGGCTACTCCGCTGAGGCGCGAGCTGGAGAATTGCTGACCGGTGTCGGTATCCCTCTGGAGCAACATGGGGGCTTGATGTCTGCTGTCGCCCCGGGCTGGAAATTGCGCGTGCTCCTGGCGCAAGCCCTGTTTGCCGACCCGGATATCCTGCTCCTCGACGAGCCGACCAACAACCTCGATATCCATACCATTCAGTGGTTGGAAGAACTGCTAGGCACGATCAACAGCACCATCATCATCATTTCTCATGATCGTCACTTTCTCAATAGCGTCTGCACACATATGGCCGATCTGGATTATGGCGAGCTGCGCATCTATCCCGGCAATTATGATGAATACATGCGTGCATCGACACTGGTGCGCGAGCAATTATTGGCAGAGAATGATAAAAAGCGGGAAAAGATGGCGGAGTTGCAAGGTTTTGTCAGCCGCTTTTCGGCCAATGCCTCCAAAGCCAAGCAGGCGACCTCACGCGCCCGACAACTGGAAAAGATCCAGTTGGAAGAGGTGAAGCCATCCAGCCGTCAGAACCCCTATCTGGTTTTTCAGCAAGAGCGCAGACTGTATCGTCACGCCCTGGATGGCAAGGATCTCGGCAAGTCCTTCGGCGAATTGCAGCTCTTTCACAAGCTCCGCCTGCACATCGAAGCTGGGGAGCGGGTGGCCATCATTGGCGCGAACGGCTTAGGGAAAACCACTCTCTTGCGCTGCCTGCTTGGCGAAATCGCGCTGGATGCGGGGGTCATCAAATGGGCGGAAAACGCCCAGATCGGCTATTTCCCGCAAGATTATGCAGCCGAATTTGCACAAGATCTCAGCCTTTTTGACTGGATGAGCCAATGGCGTGGCGAAAAGGACGACGATCAAACAGTGCGCGGGATATTGGGGCGGCTCCTTTTTGGGCAGGATCAGGTGGGGCGCCCCGTACAGGTGCTCTCCGGTGGAGAAAAGGGGCGCATGCTATTTGGCAAACTGACGCTGCAACGGCCTAATGTCCTGATCCTCGACGAGCCGACCAACCACTTGGACATGGAATCCATCGAGTCGTTGAACACGGCTTTGGAAAAATTTGACGGCACTCTCCTGTTTGTCAGCCACGATCGTGAATTCGTCTCTTCCCTCGCCACCCGGATCATTGAATTTACGGCGCAGGGGATAGAGGATTTCAAGGGGAGCTACGAAGACTACCTGCGCGCCCAGCAGAACAGCAAAGTCGTCCAGAAGAAGGCGGGAAAGGGGCGCTAA
- a CDS encoding TonB-dependent receptor produces MQQPLRTPPHRVSNATRRAVNAAVLAAFAVMIAPLAAHATTDTSQDSGKVVKLKEIKKKYQKLLIGEKNIASAMSVIGPDVIKHSSGAESVYSLLKQTPSVNEYQQNIGPGTPVLTVRGVRMSQLAQTLDGIPMTSLLSGGQGAFLNYNVGTLVSTGQIEGIHVYPGVAPPDRGGFATVGGTVDYTTITPTSKFYANLFSKIGSFSTDTYGADVNSGNIPGTGGLKIYARLSQTQTDGYIQNTPARYTDFLFSAVKPYDYGLSKVTATVIYNRARGYLISAPNAVAELDKYGIFYNYPLSEASTLQKNQYLTAILGDSTYINSHLVIGAKAFYIQKHSYLAGYLQPSYILPSYPYQVNFNNPYSGYGPLAPTAGGPGVIPHTYDPVAVFGSYHAGEAAQINKGGSHTIGIAPKINIFLPHNDITIGGLIAQETAGPGGGSYFYGSLNMPEVYGYNSYGDPADKAQRTVYSGYVSDKINLIDNHLHIEPGVTITGVSSSNYVAANLYGSPPNAYTLSNYDKEILPYLGLSYDLPDDLIAYASYGKGARFAPIADYILGPSGSTTLAPGPETVNAYEAGIRYVGKHLYLNFDGYWQNMHGMFSFYINYLTGLAEYANVGEEQMKGLEFSGKYEIDPTWTVSGHLSYTSANYMNSFSANVTPFEGQYGYVFAGDPLASIPNWLAGARLTYHHHNFRASLSESYTGPQVTTYDLPPTEANPLLQDATTPNPGVRLDPYFLTNLQASYKVPVHEDGLSSLTVSLNVDNLLDNRYYLHYYQAYKEYAFAGVGAPYAEAYPGMPRFIEVGLSGRFS; encoded by the coding sequence ATGCAACAACCTCTACGAACACCCCCTCACCGCGTCTCAAACGCTACCCGGCGCGCAGTCAACGCCGCCGTCTTGGCCGCTTTTGCTGTCATGATCGCCCCTCTCGCCGCCCATGCCACAACAGATACCAGTCAAGACTCGGGGAAGGTAGTCAAACTGAAAGAGATCAAAAAGAAGTATCAGAAGCTTCTGATCGGAGAGAAAAATATCGCTTCGGCCATGTCGGTCATTGGTCCGGACGTAATCAAGCACTCCAGCGGTGCGGAGAGCGTCTATAGCCTCTTAAAGCAGACGCCGTCGGTCAATGAGTACCAGCAGAACATTGGCCCGGGAACGCCTGTTCTGACCGTACGCGGTGTACGTATGAGTCAGTTGGCGCAGACCCTGGATGGCATTCCCATGACCAGCCTGCTCTCTGGTGGGCAAGGTGCCTTCTTGAATTATAACGTGGGGACCTTGGTGAGCACCGGACAGATTGAGGGCATTCACGTCTATCCTGGCGTGGCACCACCAGACCGCGGCGGTTTTGCTACGGTGGGTGGCACCGTCGACTACACGACGATTACCCCCACCTCCAAATTCTATGCCAATCTGTTCTCCAAGATCGGCTCTTTCTCCACCGATACCTACGGAGCCGATGTCAACAGTGGCAATATCCCCGGAACCGGCGGCTTGAAGATCTATGCGCGCCTGAGCCAAACCCAGACGGATGGTTACATCCAAAATACTCCGGCTCGCTACACCGACTTTCTCTTTAGCGCTGTGAAGCCCTATGATTATGGCCTGTCCAAAGTAACGGCAACTGTCATTTATAACCGCGCCCGAGGTTACTTGATCAGTGCCCCCAATGCCGTTGCTGAGCTGGATAAGTACGGGATTTTCTACAATTACCCCCTCTCCGAGGCCAGCACGCTGCAAAAAAATCAGTACTTAACCGCCATCTTGGGTGACTCAACCTATATCAACAGTCATCTTGTCATTGGCGCCAAGGCCTTCTACATTCAGAAGCATTCCTACCTGGCAGGGTATTTGCAGCCCAGCTATATATTACCGAGCTATCCATATCAGGTGAATTTTAATAACCCCTATTCCGGCTATGGCCCATTGGCGCCCACCGCTGGGGGTCCCGGTGTCATCCCACATACCTATGATCCTGTCGCAGTTTTTGGTAGTTATCATGCGGGTGAGGCAGCACAGATCAACAAAGGCGGGTCCCACACCATTGGCATTGCGCCGAAGATCAACATCTTTCTGCCACACAATGATATTACCATTGGTGGCTTGATCGCTCAGGAGACCGCAGGACCAGGCGGTGGTTCCTACTTTTATGGCAGTTTGAATATGCCTGAAGTCTACGGCTATAACTCTTACGGTGACCCCGCGGACAAGGCACAGCGTACGGTTTATAGCGGTTATGTGTCGGACAAAATCAACCTGATCGACAACCACCTGCATATAGAACCAGGGGTGACCATTACTGGCGTCAGCAGCAGCAACTATGTAGCCGCCAACCTGTATGGCTCGCCACCCAATGCCTACACGCTGTCCAACTATGATAAGGAAATCCTGCCGTATCTGGGCTTGTCCTACGATCTGCCGGATGATCTGATAGCGTACGCCAGTTACGGCAAAGGCGCTCGCTTCGCACCCATAGCGGATTACATTCTCGGCCCCTCGGGCAGTACGACCCTCGCCCCGGGACCAGAAACCGTCAACGCTTATGAGGCCGGCATCCGCTATGTCGGGAAACATCTCTACCTGAATTTTGACGGCTACTGGCAAAACATGCATGGCATGTTTTCTTTCTACATTAATTACCTGACCGGGTTGGCGGAATATGCCAACGTTGGTGAAGAACAGATGAAGGGCTTGGAATTCTCCGGTAAGTATGAGATTGATCCGACCTGGACGGTGTCTGGCCACTTGTCCTACACCAGTGCCAACTACATGAACAGCTTCTCGGCTAACGTAACCCCCTTCGAGGGCCAGTATGGCTACGTGTTCGCCGGGGACCCTTTGGCATCCATACCCAATTGGTTGGCGGGCGCACGCTTGACCTACCATCACCACAACTTCCGGGCCTCACTCAGTGAAAGCTACACCGGTCCGCAGGTCACCACCTATGACTTGCCGCCCACCGAGGCCAACCCCTTACTGCAGGACGCGACAACGCCGAACCCTGGAGTTCGCCTGGATCCCTACTTCCTGACCAATTTGCAGGCAAGCTATAAGGTCCCAGTGCACGAGGATGGTCTGTCATCCCTTACTGTCAGCCTGAACGTGGACAACCTGTTGGATAATCGCTACTACCTCCACTACTACCAGGCCTACAAGGAGTATGCTTTTGCTGGAGTCGGCGCACCTTATGCCGAAGCCTACCCTGGGATGCCGAGGTTCATTGAGGTTGGCCTGTCCGGGCGCTTCTCCTAA
- a CDS encoding GNAT family N-acetyltransferase: protein MLKIHTLTREEPQIAERFLNLFARYGRDEMAMGPGAALPDGHALLESVYSRPWIRILLASLDTEAAGLCITIESFSTFQNRPVLNIHDLYVDPSYRRQGIAKGLLSATERLAIGLGCCKLTLEVLTRNSQAMSLYRSFGFGPYQLQGDQDTAEFWQKPV from the coding sequence ATGCTGAAAATACATACCCTGACTCGAGAAGAGCCGCAGATCGCTGAACGCTTTTTGAATCTATTTGCGCGTTACGGCCGCGATGAGATGGCCATGGGCCCTGGCGCCGCCCTGCCGGACGGACACGCGCTGCTGGAGAGCGTCTATAGTCGCCCCTGGATACGGATCCTGCTGGCCAGCCTGGATACCGAGGCCGCAGGACTGTGTATCACCATCGAAAGCTTCTCGACCTTCCAAAATCGGCCCGTCTTGAACATCCATGACCTGTACGTCGATCCCAGCTACCGGCGTCAGGGCATCGCCAAGGGCCTGTTATCGGCCACTGAACGGCTGGCCATCGGCCTAGGGTGTTGCAAATTGACCCTGGAAGTGCTGACCAGAAACAGCCAAGCAATGAGTCTCTATAGAAGCTTTGGCTTCGGCCCGTACCAACTGCAAGGGGATCAAGATACGGCAGAATTCTGGCAGAAACCCGTGTGA
- a CDS encoding arginine N-succinyltransferase, whose amino-acid sequence MPYLRPISPSDLGQLIWLAEHFPPGFTSLPKSPAHLAKKLEGTLHHTVGTPQQIAMGQRVLLGLFDDADDRLIGISGFQRTLTASAHYLQQPDGTLRLDRQPLGEIRLGSLFLHPEWRRRGLAPLLSRARLLYLALHWPEMQILYADLRGPTRHGGDQPAFWTKVSAHFYPHDFCQMDQIRGEDEAHFIHHYLPLADIPRQALDPELISQLGNAAADARGAMHLLLEEGFVRSTHVDVLDGGPSLIGKLPALKAVREAKPYTLYNKLQNDAAPRFLIAHGRGEHFRACLCQGEAQGQNLLCSPEVTEYLALGSDAQVIATPSS is encoded by the coding sequence CCCATTTCTCCGTCAGACCTGGGCCAATTGATCTGGTTGGCAGAACATTTTCCCCCGGGGTTTACCAGTCTGCCCAAATCACCAGCACACTTGGCAAAAAAACTTGAAGGTACCTTGCACCACACTGTCGGAACGCCCCAGCAAATTGCCATGGGCCAGCGGGTCTTACTAGGTCTATTCGATGATGCTGACGACCGCCTGATCGGAATCAGTGGCTTTCAGCGGACGCTCACAGCCAGCGCCCATTATCTCCAGCAACCGGACGGTACCTTGCGCCTGGACCGCCAGCCACTCGGAGAGATCCGTCTAGGCTCCCTATTCCTGCATCCAGAATGGCGCCGCCGGGGTCTTGCACCCTTGTTGTCCCGCGCTCGACTCCTGTACTTGGCCCTGCATTGGCCAGAAATGCAAATCCTTTACGCCGACCTGCGCGGACCCACCCGCCACGGTGGAGACCAGCCAGCGTTCTGGACCAAGGTCAGCGCCCACTTTTATCCCCACGACTTCTGCCAAATGGATCAAATCCGGGGCGAAGACGAGGCGCATTTCATTCACCACTACCTGCCCCTGGCAGATATCCCCCGGCAAGCGCTGGATCCCGAACTCATCTCCCAGCTAGGCAATGCCGCAGCAGATGCCCGTGGGGCAATGCATCTACTCCTTGAGGAAGGCTTTGTGCGCAGCACCCATGTAGATGTGCTTGACGGGGGGCCTAGCCTGATCGGCAAATTGCCAGCCCTCAAGGCGGTGCGCGAAGCCAAGCCCTACACCCTGTATAATAAGCTACAGAACGACGCTGCCCCCCGATTTCTGATTGCCCATGGCAGAGGCGAGCATTTTCGTGCGTGCCTCTGCCAAGGCGAGGCGCAAGGACAAAACCTGTTGTGCTCACCCGAGGTTACAGAGTACTTAGCCTTAGGGAGTGATGCACAGGTCATCGCCACACCCAGCTCCTAG